One window of Flavobacterium dauae genomic DNA carries:
- the ftsY gene encoding signal recognition particle-docking protein FtsY produces the protein MSFFKRLFSSEKKETLDKGLEKSKTSFFDKLSKAVAGKSKVDDDVLDNLEDILITSDVGVNTTLKIIDRIEKRVAEDKYLGTDELNKILREEISGLLSETKSGEAIEFEVPKDKKPYVIMVVGVNGVGKTTTIGKLAYQFKKAGHKVVLGAADTFRAAAIDQLQIWADRVQVPIVKQQMGSDPASVAFDTLESAVAQNADVVIIDTAGRLHNKVGLMNELTKVKRVMQKVIGDAPHDVMLVLDGSTGQNAFEQAKQFTAATEVSSLAVTKLDGTAKGGVVIGISDQFQIPVKYIGVGEGIEDLQVFNKYEFVDSFFK, from the coding sequence ATGAGTTTTTTTAAGCGTTTATTTTCATCTGAAAAGAAAGAAACACTTGATAAAGGGCTTGAAAAGTCAAAAACATCTTTTTTTGATAAACTTTCAAAAGCAGTTGCCGGAAAATCAAAAGTAGATGACGATGTTTTAGATAATCTTGAAGATATCCTAATCACCTCAGACGTAGGTGTGAATACCACTTTAAAGATTATCGACCGTATTGAAAAGCGTGTAGCCGAAGATAAATATTTGGGAACCGATGAGTTGAACAAAATTTTGCGCGAAGAAATTTCAGGTTTACTTTCTGAAACAAAATCGGGCGAAGCCATAGAATTTGAAGTTCCAAAAGACAAAAAACCGTACGTAATTATGGTTGTTGGCGTAAATGGTGTTGGTAAAACAACAACTATTGGCAAGCTGGCGTATCAGTTTAAAAAAGCGGGGCACAAAGTAGTTTTAGGTGCGGCAGATACGTTTCGTGCAGCAGCTATCGATCAGTTACAAATTTGGGCAGATCGCGTTCAGGTGCCAATCGTAAAGCAGCAAATGGGATCAGATCCGGCTTCGGTGGCTTTTGATACCTTAGAATCTGCGGTTGCACAAAATGCCGATGTGGTAATTATTGATACCGCGGGGCGTTTGCACAACAAAGTAGGTTTAATGAACGAATTAACCAAGGTAAAACGCGTTATGCAAAAGGTTATTGGCGATGCACCGCACGATGTAATGTTGGTTTTAGACGGATCAACCGGTCAAAATGCCTTTGAGCAGGCAAAACAATTCACCGCAGCAACCGAAGTTTCGTCGTTAGCCGTAACAAAATTAGACGGTACGGCAAAAGGTGGTGTGGTAATTGGTATTTCAGATCAGTTTCAAATTCCGGTAAAATACATCGGGGTAGGAGAAGGGATTGAAGATTTACAGGTTTTTAATAAATACGAATTCGTAGATTCATTCTTTAAATAA